A single genomic interval of Gossypium raimondii isolate GPD5lz chromosome 11, ASM2569854v1, whole genome shotgun sequence harbors:
- the LOC105803141 gene encoding uncharacterized protein LOC105803141: MKMITCDRATYDATVMAHKKYEPFLNKSIDHYDEMAVVVGKDMATGSFARTFADIDLDDGNEDSMPVDCDNEEAEEVRTNVSSSGTSKRKRKSGQESLVDEQIKIVGEQLGEIANALKQFMPTRQRLTFTNK; this comes from the exons atgaaaatgatcacatgtgatagAGCGACATACGATGCAACAGtgatg gcacacaagaagtatgaaccatttttgaataaaagcattgatcattatgatgaaatggctgtggttgttggcaaagatatggcaacagGGAGTTTTGCCAGAACATTTGCTGACATAGATTTGGATGATGGTAATGAAGATTCAATGCCTGTAGACTGCGACAATGAAGAGGCTGAAGAGGTAAGAACAAATGTATCTTCATCTGGCACAtccaaacgtaaaagaaaaagtggtcAAGAAAGTCtcgttgatgaacaaattaaaattgtgGGTGAGCAACTTGGCGaaattgctaatgctttgaAACAATTTATGCCGACAAGACAAAGACTGACTTTTACGAACAAGTGA